The window CAGGGTAAATGCTTTCTCCACTCTTGTTTCCATGATATATTGCTGCTGCCTACAATAACCTGTGTTTAGAAAAGTCCTAACTCTCCCTATTATTGATTACCATCAGTACTCTTCAGTCTTCATCATTAGAGTTTTGTCTGTAGACTGTTAGCTATGTGCTGTGTTTTGGAATCTATCGTATTGCACTTGGGTTCTTTACATTCTTATATACTTAAAATGGTGGCCGTTGTGTTTGGCAGAATGGACTTGACACTAAGATTGAGAGATCAAGGAAACAAATGAAGGAAAGGAAGAACAGGGCCAAGAAGATCCGTGGTGTTAAGAAGGTGAGTCTACTGGTTTCTAAATGTttactctcttgctttccctttttcaaaaattgtgGTTGAAGCCTTAAGAATCGTTTTTGTTCAATGTCTTGCAGACAAAGGCTGGTGATCCCAAGAAGAAGTGAGATCCTCAAGACAGAATCTTTATCTTGTGGGTTGTTGATCTGCAATGTCACCTTTTTATGGTATTTGTCTGCTGTTAGATCGTTTCTCCAACTAGACGTCTTTcggtttattttgtttctgtcaacttttgttttgagttttagtgAAACATATGATCTAAGGTTTTGTTCAATACATCTTATTCAAACTCTCTCTGGTCTGTTTACACCATCTTGAGTCTCTGGCCGTTGTTGAATTTGATTTGCTCACATGATAATCTTATACAACTTAGAGCACAATAAAGGATATCattattcaaaataacaaaagtgTTATCCCTTACTCCATTATTTTTCTGATATATGAACAATAATTATAGTTTTCTACATCACGCTATATGAACATGTACCACATGTATAATCTGAAATCATTCTTttatgtaaaagttacaaacttGATCAGCTCAGAGGGTAAATTAGCTGGCTTGTCGTAAATTTCACGTTTGTTACTTTAGCGTCCTCGTTAAAGTAATAAAGCAAAGACGACGCTTTACGAAAAAACCGCGTTTGGGAAACGCTAATTTGTTTAGCTTACAATTTTTGAGTTTGTGCGAGCGAGTGGATGAGGACTCGGGTTGGGACCGAGAGAGACGTCACGGCTCAACCAATCCGCAAATAAGGAAGCGCGTGCGTGAAAGGAGTGGGTGACCACTTTGCCTCGTCTTAAACGTTAGGTTGTTTGAAATACCAAAAGTAGCCCTGGTTGGGTCGACGAATCTCATGCCCCTACCACCCAATCACAAGCGTACCAATCCTcgtgaacacacacacacacacacacacctctTCATCTCGGTCTCCATCTGGATCTGGGCACTTGATCTTTACTCTCATCGGAGCTGAACCACTCAGATCTGTTTTCCTCGAATTGTTCCGGTGGAGATGACATCGGATCACCGCGACGCTGTTTTCTCTCTCGAATCACCCGATCTGGAGGAAGGAGGTGTAGGAGATGGAGGAGAGTCCGATACTGACGAGGATCTCCGTGAAAACGACGACGTAGACGTGGTTATCCCGGAAACGAACGAAGCCGAAGCCGAAGACGACGatcccgaagaagaagaactcaattCTCCGTCTACGTCGTCACTCGCCATGGTTTCTACGATCTCGGCTACTGCTGTTGTTTCCGGGACCCCGACGACGAATACCTCTACAGGCGCCGTGACCGTTGCTCTTCCGGCTGGATCCGCCGTTCCTGTCTCCGTAATTCCCGTTGATTCCGATCCTAAATGGCACCGTATGACTGAGATCGTCCATCAGAGACCTCCGATCGATGATTCCAGACGCCTTTTCCAGAGGCTCTGGACGGACGAAGACGAGATCGAGCTTCTCCGTGGTTTCCTCGATTACATGACGACGCACCGAGGCAGCAGCTCCCATCCGCCTGACACGGCGCCGTTTTACGAGCAGATAAAGTCGAAACTTCAGCTTGAATTCAACAAGAACCAGCTGGTTGAGAAGCTTCGTAGACTGAAGAAGAAGTACAGGAATGTGATGAGCAAGATCAGCTCTGGTAAAGAGGTATTCTTCAAGAGCCCTCATGATCAGTCCACTTTCGAGATTTCTAGGAAAATTTGGAACCAAACTGGGAAAATCATAGGGTTTGAAGACAACAATGTCATGGATTTTGATGAAACCAGTAACCATCATAACACCAATGGTAACTACTCGACCTTTAACAGCCCTAGTTCTAATCCTGAGCTCGATTCTGAAAACGGAGTCGAGAAGAAACTGACGATGAGTAGTAGTAGTGGATCGAGAAAACGATCACGATCAAGAATCGGGAAGATTGAGGAAGACAACAAACCCATCATCGCTCCTTTTGACGGGCAAATACCAAACGCAGGTAGCAATGTTAACCTCAACGAAACCGCAGCTGCTATTAGTATGGGAGGAAACCTCGGGGGTTTGATCGAAGAGACTGTGAAGAACTGTGTCTCTCCTGTGATCATGGAGTTGATGAATGGGACTACTAGTGTGATGATGGCTGCAATGGGAGGAGGGTTTCCgagtagtggtggtggtggctttGGCTCGTTAAGTCCCATGTTTACACGGCCGCTCAATTTCGGTTTTGGTgtagaaggaggaggaggaaacaaggCTGTGGCGGATGAGCGGTGGAGGAAACAACAGATTCTGGAGCTGGAAGTGTATTCGAGGAGATTAGAGTTGGTTCAAGAGCAGATTAGAACGACATTGAACGAGTTAAAGACGATGCCGAGTGGTGTATGagtatgatgatgaagaagagcaaGAGAAGAATAAGACAGAAATAACCAGTAGGTTGATATATCTTAGTTAACCTTCTGGTGTGTGGGTGAGTATAGTATGAGATTTGAATCTTTTCTTAAGTTATAAATTGCtaagttattattattgtgaTCTTCTTtctctaggtttttttttcatcatttttttttaattatctttaaattatttgtcAATAGGGATGAATCATAATAGGGGGGAGGGGTTTGTGTATAACCTTTGTATTagatttatagtttttttcgtAGAATCATTTGTTCAATAACAAACAGACTTCTAGCTATTTTTctctacaaagaaaaaaaaaaagtaataattttaatttataaattgtgtATTACTCTTTGTGTAATAACATGAGATGTTTATTTCACTTTGGTTTATTTCTAGATCGGAtgctgttttgttttctttaagtGTATTATGTTCTGACTAAAAATCCTTTAGGATTGTCAAAACATGAAAGCGGTTTATGGCAAGAAGTGGATTTCTGTTGCTAGCGTCGTGGAtcagaaaaatatttcaagattaaagttataaaattgtagaaaTAATATTGAGATTCAAGAAGAGAACCCAGAAACTTCTCCACGTGAAGAGTGAAGAGGCGGATGTTAGGTGTCGTTTGTTATGAATTTAAGAAGCAATTTTCTAGATTTGATTACTcaaccaattaaaaaataaaaattaaaaaagaattatcCACACGAGTTTGGTCTCGTATGATATGGGTGGTGTTATGGCGATGGTGTGTATTGTGTAATATGCACCTTACAAAATTGGGACTTATCCCAGTGAATAGTTCTTTTCGAATccctccctttcttcttcttcttcttcttcttcttcttcttcgattggaTCTTGTCTCGTACTTGGTAAGCTGATAAAGTTTCCGGCTTTGTATCTTTTCCACTGATCTTTTGTTTCGTCtccaaaattttcataattgaATACTGCAGGTTCGATTTCAGCTCAAGAACAACTCAACACGAACACTTCCGCTCACTGTCGAAAACTCGAAGTTAGTAGTTTTGTACTCTCATGATTTCTTCTTTCCGAATTTGTTTGTTCTCTCTAAGTCATGGTCTTGGTTTCAGTTTCACTCTACGGATACGCATTTTCAAAACACTCTTCGGTTTATAATATCTAAAAGATAACAATGTGTTGCTTGTCAAATTGTAATAGAGCCTATGTAGTAGAACTAGGGGCATTGCGTGCATCAGATTGTGTCttgaattttttcattttcttgtgaTCCATCATCTTCAGCAACCAAAACTGAGAAATTTCATTTTGGTGGACTTTCAAAGACCCTAAGCATGGAGGAGGACCGGTGTTCGATCAAGGATGATGCGACTCAAGTAATTCATAATCTTTTTGCTTTCTGTACTGCAATAAAGAAGTTTTAGTTCCTTTGCTCAAGTTTTTCttagtgtgtgtgttttctttgtttaatagTTGATAGGTGACACCCCAATGGTATATCTGAACAACATTGTAGATGGTTGCGTTGCTCCTATTGCAGCTAAGCTTGAGATGATGGAGCCTTGCTCTAGTGTCAAAGAACGGTATTCTTACAagaaccctctctctctctctctctctctatctatctctcttgtttgctCCAAGAAATCTTTGTTCTGAGAAAcctctttggttcttttcaaTGTTCTTCCGCTTGCTAGAATTGCTTATGGTATGATTAAAGATGCAGAAGACAAGGGAATGATTACTCCCGGGAAGGTATAGATTGAAATATATCATACTTCTCCTTTTTCCACATTAGAATGGAACTGAAACTGAAATCCTGGTggtgtttttttgtaaactcaGAGCACATTGATTGAGGCAACTTCTGGTAACACCGGGATTGGCTTAGCCTTCATCGGGGCAGCTAAAGGTTACAAAGTGGTGCTC is drawn from Camelina sativa cultivar DH55 chromosome 1, Cs, whole genome shotgun sequence and contains these coding sequences:
- the LOC104705810 gene encoding probable transcription factor At3g04930 is translated as MTSDHRDAVFSLESPDLEEGGVGDGGESDTDEDLRENDDVDVVIPETNEAEAEDDDPEEEELNSPSTSSLAMVSTISATAVVSGTPTTNTSTGAVTVALPAGSAVPVSVIPVDSDPKWHRMTEIVHQRPPIDDSRRLFQRLWTDEDEIELLRGFLDYMTTHRGSSSHPPDTAPFYEQIKSKLQLEFNKNQLVEKLRRLKKKYRNVMSKISSGKEVFFKSPHDQSTFEISRKIWNQTGKIIGFEDNNVMDFDETSNHHNTNGNYSTFNSPSSNPELDSENGVEKKLTMSSSSGSRKRSRSRIGKIEEDNKPIIAPFDGQIPNAGSNVNLNETAAAISMGGNLGGLIEETVKNCVSPVIMELMNGTTSVMMAAMGGGFPSSGGGGFGSLSPMFTRPLNFGFGVEGGGGNKAVADERWRKQQILELEVYSRRLELVQEQIRTTLNELKTMPSGV